A stretch of Stegostoma tigrinum isolate sSteTig4 chromosome 23, sSteTig4.hap1, whole genome shotgun sequence DNA encodes these proteins:
- the litaf gene encoding lipopolysaccharide-induced tumor necrosis factor-alpha factor homolog, which yields MESKGPSAPPPTYVDSMQPPSYQAATDSLPYPAGPPMGAPGVPVTPYPPQPAAAPVVVQTVYVQPRQLGFQPTQTTCASCNQLVLTHVVYTPGALTWLSCGGLFLVGCWLGCCLIPFCIDGLKDVEHFCPNCRTNIGACRRL from the exons ATGGAGTCAAAAGGTCCTTCTGCACCACCCCCTACCTATGTGGATTCTATGCAACCACCAAGCTACCAAGCAGCTACTGACAGTCTACCTTATCCTGCTGGACCTCCCATGGGAGCTCCTGGGGTGCCAGTTACTCCATATCCACCCCAGCCTGCAGCTGCTCCTGTTG TGGTGCAGACTGTTTACGTACAGCCCAGGCAACTCGGTTTCCAGCCAACGCAGACTACCTGTGCATCCTGTAACCAGTTAGTGCTAACCCATGTTGTCTACACACCAGGTGCACTAACCTGGCTAAGTTGTGGAGGCCTCTTCCTTGTTGG GTGTTGGCTTGGCTGCTGTCTGATCCCGTTTTGCATTGATGGCCTTAAGGATGTGGAACACTTCTGTCCAAACTGCAGAACAAACATTGGTGCCTGCAGACGCCTTTAA